One Brumimicrobium sp. DNA window includes the following coding sequences:
- a CDS encoding Plug domain-containing protein, translating into MKIQILKFKIGLSLLLSSFLLNAQESDTSLTKIMNLGEVEIVTFKKFDDPNKLDSKEIQAFNKVNVADALNMVSGVHITRSGARNDSLVSLRGFGSRQIPIYIDGIPVYIPYDGLVDLARFTTADIERIDVSKGFSSIIYGPNSLGGAINLVSSKPREKFEFNGSLGMINNNGYKATFSWAEIYNNEVGNGVYVLFEENGLSIKEKGDMILISKSDIKTGPRHVFWLSSIEVNKVE; encoded by the coding sequence ATGAAAATACAAATTTTAAAATTTAAAATAGGGCTATCCTTACTACTTTCTTCTTTTCTTTTAAACGCTCAAGAAAGTGATACTTCACTCACAAAGATAATGAATCTTGGAGAAGTCGAGATTGTTACCTTTAAAAAATTTGATGACCCAAATAAGCTAGATTCAAAAGAAATTCAAGCTTTCAATAAAGTGAATGTAGCTGATGCCTTGAATATGGTTTCGGGTGTGCATATTACACGGTCAGGAGCTAGAAATGATTCTTTAGTATCTCTACGTGGTTTTGGGTCTCGTCAAATTCCAATTTATATAGATGGAATTCCTGTATATATTCCGTATGATGGACTTGTTGATTTAGCAAGATTTACCACAGCTGACATTGAAAGAATAGATGTGTCTAAAGGGTTTTCCTCTATTATTTATGGACCTAATTCTTTGGGTGGAGCTATTAATTTGGTTAGCTCGAAACCGAGAGAGAAATTTGAATTCAATGGCTCTTTGGGTATGATTAATAACAATGGATATAAAGCAACTTTCTCATGGGCAGAAATTTACAATAACGAAGTGGGGAATGGTGTGTATGTTCTATTTGAAGAGAATGGGTTGTCGATTAAAGAAAAGGGCGACATGATTCTAATCTCAAAAAGTGATATAAAAACAGGACCTCGTCATGTTTTTTGGTTGAGTAGTATTGAAGTGAATAAAGTAGAATAA
- a CDS encoding putative sulfate/molybdate transporter — protein sequence MNLNWIKEKVRFDRNEFSGAFGDIGTDLPLILAMILSSQINGASVFIVYGLMQLFTGFTYGIPMAVQPLKAVATIVIAGSIGGDVIFVGGFMIGVIMLVLTISGAIKWLGKIIPISVIRGVQLGLGITLANIALKKYVLPDSEFIQYALVFVALVAGLIFIGNRKYPPAFFILGIGVIYSFVMHFDLTFSLFKEVSIQLPDFQIPNFELAANAIILLALPQIPLSLGNSIFASHQLIKDLFPEKQVGINKITYTYSFMNIFSPLLGGIPVCHGSGGLMGHYNFGGRTGGSVVIYGLFFIILGIFFATGIQNFFYLIPLQILGVILFFESISLISIVFKDKYSKNEIFVVVFVGLAAFTLPYGFLISMILGTLIYYYFKKKKSESKEDVKCV from the coding sequence ATGAATTTAAACTGGATAAAAGAAAAAGTACGTTTCGATCGAAATGAGTTTTCAGGAGCTTTTGGGGATATTGGAACTGATTTGCCATTGATTTTGGCAATGATATTGAGTTCCCAAATAAATGGAGCCAGTGTTTTTATTGTCTATGGCTTGATGCAATTGTTTACTGGATTTACCTACGGTATTCCGATGGCGGTTCAGCCTTTAAAAGCCGTCGCAACGATTGTAATTGCTGGAAGCATTGGAGGAGATGTTATTTTTGTTGGAGGATTTATGATAGGAGTTATTATGCTCGTTCTAACAATCAGTGGGGCTATTAAATGGTTGGGCAAAATAATTCCAATTTCAGTAATTCGAGGAGTGCAACTCGGATTGGGAATTACCTTAGCGAATATCGCTCTCAAAAAATATGTTTTACCAGATTCAGAATTTATACAGTATGCTTTGGTTTTTGTGGCATTAGTCGCAGGACTAATTTTTATAGGAAACAGGAAATATCCGCCAGCCTTTTTTATTTTAGGAATTGGGGTGATTTATTCTTTTGTGATGCATTTTGACTTGACTTTTTCTTTATTTAAAGAAGTATCTATACAATTACCTGATTTCCAAATTCCAAATTTTGAATTAGCAGCCAACGCGATTATTCTACTTGCGCTACCTCAAATACCCCTGTCACTTGGGAACTCAATCTTTGCAAGTCACCAATTAATAAAAGACTTATTTCCTGAAAAGCAAGTAGGTATTAATAAGATTACCTATACGTATTCTTTTATGAATATTTTTTCCCCACTATTAGGAGGTATTCCAGTTTGTCATGGTTCAGGTGGTTTGATGGGGCATTACAATTTTGGAGGAAGAACAGGTGGTTCAGTCGTGATATATGGTCTATTCTTTATCATCCTAGGAATTTTCTTTGCGACAGGAATACAAAATTTCTTTTACTTGATTCCATTACAGATTTTAGGGGTTATTCTCTTTTTTGAATCAATTTCTTTGATATCGATTGTCTTTAAAGATAAATATTCTAAAAATGAAATATTTGTAGTCGTTTTTGTTGGTTTGGCTGCGTTTACACTCCCTTATGGTTTCTTAATTTCAATGATATTAGGAACGCTTATTTACTATTATTTTAAGAAGAAGAAATCAGAGTCAAAAGAAGATGTGAAGTGTGTATGA
- the moaCB gene encoding bifunctional molybdenum cofactor biosynthesis protein MoaC/MoaB: MVDITHKSNSLRTAIAQAIVRVSKQETIDAIVNKTVPKGDVFEMAKTAGLFAVKKTSDSIPDCHPLPIEYTAVLYDIKGLEIYISIEVRTIYKTGVEVEAMHGASVIALTMYDMLKPIDKNIEISTIKLLSKAGGKSDWRDKYTELGLNAAVIVCSDTISKGLKEDKAGKVIQKKLMANGVQISDYIVIPDEASDIQEKLKKYCDLSTNLIIYTGGTGLSPRDVTPEALLPLLDRRIPGIEEAIRHYGQERTPLSMLSRSIAGVKDNSLVIALPGSTKGASESMDAIFPAVLHIFKVFRGSRHD, translated from the coding sequence ATGGTAGATATCACACATAAAAGCAATTCGCTGCGTACAGCTATAGCACAAGCAATTGTAAGAGTATCCAAGCAAGAAACTATAGACGCCATAGTTAACAAAACTGTTCCTAAAGGAGATGTTTTTGAAATGGCAAAAACCGCAGGGTTGTTTGCAGTAAAAAAAACCAGTGATTCTATCCCAGATTGTCATCCCTTACCAATTGAATATACAGCGGTCTTATATGACATCAAGGGATTAGAGATATACATTTCTATAGAAGTTAGAACCATATATAAAACAGGTGTAGAAGTCGAAGCAATGCATGGCGCAAGTGTCATAGCCCTAACTATGTACGACATGCTCAAGCCGATTGATAAGAACATCGAAATATCAACCATCAAACTACTTTCCAAAGCCGGAGGAAAATCAGATTGGAGAGATAAATATACTGAATTAGGTCTAAATGCTGCTGTAATCGTATGTTCTGACACCATCTCTAAAGGTTTAAAAGAAGATAAAGCAGGAAAAGTAATTCAAAAGAAACTTATGGCAAATGGAGTTCAAATATCAGATTATATAGTTATTCCAGATGAGGCAAGTGATATTCAAGAAAAACTAAAAAAATACTGTGATTTATCAACTAATCTAATTATTTATACAGGCGGTACAGGGCTTTCCCCACGAGACGTAACACCGGAAGCACTACTTCCACTTCTCGACAGGAGAATCCCGGGAATTGAAGAGGCTATACGACATTATGGGCAAGAAAGAACACCCTTATCTATGCTTTCTAGGAGTATCGCAGGCGTAAAAGATAATTCACTCGTCATTGCTTTACCAGGTTCCACCAAAGGAGCTTCTGAATCTATGGATGCGATTTTTCCAGCTGTTTTACATATCTTTAAAGTTTTTAGAGGAAGTCGCCACGATTAA
- a CDS encoding molybdenum cofactor biosynthesis protein MoaE, which yields MEKTLKNCFKSGAIEASFIGEAIAKHQNKTNIGAHQLFLGQVRADDIDGKIVQSIDYTAFEEMGNKVFHEIREAAFDRFDLVCMHIYHSLGIVKAGEICLFVFVSSKHRRMAQKALEYVVEEIKERAPVFGREIFEDQTHQWKVNT from the coding sequence ATGGAAAAGACATTAAAAAACTGTTTTAAATCAGGAGCTATCGAGGCAAGCTTTATTGGTGAGGCTATCGCAAAACACCAAAATAAGACAAATATTGGGGCACATCAACTATTTTTGGGTCAGGTAAGAGCAGATGACATTGATGGGAAAATCGTTCAATCCATTGACTACACTGCATTTGAAGAAATGGGAAACAAAGTATTTCACGAAATTAGGGAGGCTGCTTTTGACCGTTTTGATTTAGTGTGTATGCACATCTATCACAGTTTAGGAATTGTAAAAGCAGGTGAAATCTGCTTATTTGTTTTTGTTTCATCTAAACACCGAAGAATGGCACAAAAAGCGCTAGAATATGTGGTAGAGGAGATAAAAGAAAGAGCTCCTGTATTTGGAAGGGAAATCTTTGAGGATCAAACACATCAATGGAAAGTAAATACTTAA
- a CDS encoding HesA/MoeB/ThiF family protein has protein sequence MFTKEEKTYYKRQLALHQFGAESQVKLKSSRVLVVGAGGLASSALQYLVGAGIGHIGIADGDSIELHNLHRQTLYDIHSVGKKKVEVAKEKLQLINPHCTIKAYPSFLSHDNILDIITDYDVIVDCTDNFTARYLINDACILLDKPFVYGAIYRYEGQVSVFNYQNGPTYRCLFPEKEENKNILNCNEDGVLGILPGIIGIYQAMETIKMITGIGSLLNGQILLINILNNQSQRITIQRKNIPYKELLEKSGLRSESIACSNFSCQQISWNELENIKDFIFLDVRNHDEQPKLSLEKVVEIPLLELEDKLDQIPSNKNIVCVCKSGIRSERAISILEKKLNREQLFNLQNGITNEFLELWKRH, from the coding sequence ATGTTTACAAAAGAAGAAAAGACATATTATAAACGACAATTAGCACTCCATCAATTTGGTGCAGAATCTCAAGTGAAACTTAAATCATCAAGAGTCCTTGTTGTGGGTGCAGGTGGATTGGCAAGTTCTGCTTTACAATATTTAGTTGGGGCGGGGATAGGACATATCGGTATTGCAGATGGAGATAGTATAGAACTGCATAATTTACATAGACAAACGCTCTACGATATCCATTCGGTTGGAAAGAAAAAAGTAGAAGTAGCTAAAGAAAAACTACAACTTATAAATCCTCACTGCACAATCAAAGCATACCCTAGCTTTTTATCTCATGATAATATTTTAGATATCATTACAGATTATGATGTCATAGTAGATTGTACGGATAATTTTACAGCTCGTTATTTAATAAATGATGCTTGCATTCTTCTTGATAAGCCTTTTGTGTATGGCGCAATTTACCGCTATGAAGGTCAGGTAAGTGTCTTTAATTATCAGAATGGTCCAACATATCGTTGTCTTTTTCCTGAAAAAGAAGAAAATAAAAATATACTAAATTGCAATGAAGATGGTGTATTAGGCATCCTTCCTGGCATTATCGGGATATACCAAGCCATGGAAACCATAAAAATGATTACGGGTATAGGCAGCTTACTAAATGGTCAAATATTACTTATAAACATTTTAAACAATCAGTCCCAACGCATTACTATTCAACGAAAAAATATTCCTTATAAGGAGCTATTGGAAAAATCAGGATTACGCAGTGAATCAATAGCATGTAGTAACTTTTCCTGTCAGCAAATCAGCTGGAATGAATTAGAAAACATAAAAGATTTTATATTTCTAGATGTACGAAACCACGATGAACAGCCTAAATTATCACTCGAAAAAGTTGTTGAAATCCCACTTCTTGAATTAGAGGATAAATTAGATCAAATTCCTTCCAATAAGAACATTGTTTGCGTATGTAAGTCAGGTATTCGCAGTGAGAGAGCTATTTCTATACTAGAAAAGAAATTAAATAGAGAGCAATTATTTAATCTACAAAATGGGATAACTAACGAATTTTTGGAACTATGGAAAAGACATTAA
- a CDS encoding molybdenum cofactor guanylyltransferase: MNVTGIILAGGKSSRMGEDKCFVQLSNKYFIDFIIETFLQYGICDIIINTNSPFKFSHYPYPICVDVIPEKGPLGGIYSALKMSNNEENIIIPCDSPFITPELIDVLIQTNKNHEITFPKLDGIYYPLIGCYKKSAIHFIKSLLDKNELKAQNLINYPQTSILNFSEDNYGIDDIELVFANINDKKSLQYYEENVPC, translated from the coding sequence ATGAACGTTACTGGAATCATATTAGCAGGCGGAAAAAGCTCCAGAATGGGAGAAGATAAATGTTTTGTACAACTTTCTAATAAATACTTTATTGATTTTATTATCGAAACTTTCTTGCAGTATGGTATTTGTGATATTATTATAAACACAAATTCTCCTTTTAAATTTTCCCATTACCCATACCCTATTTGTGTTGATGTGATTCCTGAAAAAGGACCATTAGGAGGGATTTATTCTGCGCTAAAGATGTCAAATAACGAAGAGAATATTATTATTCCCTGTGACTCCCCATTTATAACACCTGAACTTATAGATGTTTTAATTCAAACAAATAAGAATCATGAGATCACATTCCCAAAATTAGATGGAATTTATTATCCTCTTATCGGGTGTTATAAAAAAAGTGCTATCCATTTTATTAAATCACTTTTAGATAAGAATGAATTAAAAGCACAGAATCTCATTAATTATCCACAAACATCTATTTTAAATTTTTCAGAAGACAATTATGGAATAGACGACATAGAATTAGTATTCGCTAATATTAACGACAAAAAAAGCCTACAATATTATGAAGAAAATGTGCCTTGTTAA
- a CDS encoding LysR family transcriptional regulator: MSNFQIECKIWIKSNNESFLGQGRIDLLRNIEKFGSISKAAKEMKMSYKKAWGLVNSMNSNFTKPLVIGEAGGVNGGGSCLSKTGKHLVHIYDSIIESNKNFLDNELSKLAYVK; encoded by the coding sequence ATGTCGAATTTTCAGATAGAATGTAAAATATGGATCAAATCAAATAATGAATCATTCCTAGGTCAAGGAAGAATTGATTTATTAAGAAATATTGAAAAATTTGGATCTATTTCCAAAGCTGCTAAAGAAATGAAAATGTCCTATAAAAAAGCATGGGGATTAGTAAATTCTATGAATTCCAATTTTACAAAACCCTTGGTAATTGGAGAAGCGGGGGGCGTAAATGGTGGTGGTTCTTGTTTAAGTAAAACAGGTAAACATCTCGTTCATATTTACGATTCTATAATTGAGTCTAACAAAAATTTCTTAGACAATGAACTGTCTAAGTTAGCATATGTAAAATGA
- a CDS encoding molybdopterin molybdotransferase MoeA codes for MTSHIQAIDIIDKNVSKGKEIHIDIEYALNHILSKDIYSPIYFPPFAQSAMDGYAISHISESLIYSIAGEVAAGDNAEDIQIGERDAVRIFTGAMLPSNTIAVIKQEDVELVDVKTIAINKVVKAEENIRPIGEQTKTGELILSKGTKLTPGSIGYLAMLGISTVSVYKKPTIIIIATGSELLPQGEKLTPGKIYESNTYTLKAALQSQGFKADVKIVKDDPESTNTIAKEAIEKYDFIIFTGGISVGDYDFVHDVLVECGVQELFYKVKQKPGKPLYFGMKDNKIIFALPGNPAAVLTSFYIYVLEALGKYLGDDKLKLSHSHRVIDDNYVKSKNLTYFLKGKKSKTEVSILKDQSSAMLSSFVHADCLIILPEGVEKIEKGEKVEIISLQ; via the coding sequence ATGACATCTCACATTCAAGCCATAGATATTATTGATAAAAATGTCTCAAAAGGAAAAGAAATTCATATAGATATAGAATATGCTTTAAATCACATCTTGAGTAAAGACATATATTCACCTATCTATTTCCCTCCTTTTGCACAATCAGCTATGGATGGCTATGCAATTTCTCATATTTCAGAATCTTTAATTTACTCAATAGCAGGAGAAGTTGCTGCTGGTGATAATGCAGAAGATATTCAAATAGGAGAACGAGATGCAGTGCGAATATTTACGGGTGCAATGTTACCCTCCAACACAATAGCTGTAATCAAACAGGAAGATGTAGAACTTGTTGATGTTAAAACAATTGCTATAAATAAAGTAGTAAAAGCAGAAGAGAATATACGACCTATTGGAGAGCAAACTAAGACAGGGGAGCTTATTTTATCTAAAGGCACTAAACTAACACCCGGCTCAATTGGATACTTAGCTATGCTAGGAATTTCCACAGTATCCGTTTATAAAAAACCTACGATTATAATTATTGCCACAGGAAGCGAACTCCTACCGCAAGGAGAAAAATTAACTCCTGGAAAAATTTACGAGTCAAATACTTACACACTTAAAGCCGCTCTTCAAAGTCAGGGATTTAAAGCTGATGTAAAAATAGTGAAAGACGACCCAGAAAGCACAAATACCATTGCTAAAGAGGCTATTGAGAAATATGACTTTATCATTTTCACAGGGGGGATTTCTGTAGGGGATTACGATTTCGTTCATGATGTTCTCGTTGAGTGTGGAGTTCAAGAATTATTTTATAAAGTAAAACAAAAACCCGGCAAACCACTCTACTTTGGAATGAAAGATAATAAAATTATTTTTGCACTTCCTGGGAATCCAGCAGCTGTTTTAACTTCATTTTATATTTATGTTTTGGAGGCACTCGGCAAATATTTAGGTGATGACAAGCTTAAACTATCCCATTCTCATAGAGTTATAGATGACAATTATGTAAAATCAAAGAATTTAACCTATTTCTTAAAAGGTAAGAAAAGTAAAACTGAAGTAAGTATTTTGAAAGACCAAAGCTCAGCCATGCTTTCTTCATTCGTTCATGCCGACTGTTTAATTATACTTCCAGAAGGAGTAGAAAAAATTGAAAAAGGCGAAAAAGTAGAGATCATTTCTCTTCAATAA
- a CDS encoding Crp/Fnr family transcriptional regulator gives MKKLPPQMKCSECTHSNGLFCCLSDTEKDVLSEGKGFGYYKKGQVIFNEGNFAHGVFCVSKGKIKLSKLGKEGKEQITRLANAGEIIGYRAFLNGEVYKATATALEDSYICMISKDKFMNTLGTNGDLSLKLLRLISKDLKTAEEHIVDIAQNTVKERVARSLMEMIETFGFTNDKKTIDVTMTRSEIADMSGTTTESAIRSLLQLKKEKVIDLIGKNIKILNLMQLEKMANVV, from the coding sequence ATGAAAAAGTTGCCACCACAAATGAAATGTAGTGAATGTACTCATTCTAATGGATTGTTTTGTTGCCTTTCGGATACTGAAAAAGACGTGCTAAGTGAAGGTAAAGGATTTGGTTATTATAAAAAAGGTCAAGTTATTTTTAATGAAGGTAACTTTGCACATGGGGTCTTTTGTGTTTCTAAGGGTAAGATTAAATTATCTAAATTAGGAAAGGAAGGGAAAGAGCAAATCACCCGATTGGCTAATGCAGGAGAAATTATTGGATATCGTGCCTTTTTAAATGGAGAAGTTTATAAAGCAACTGCAACAGCACTTGAAGATTCCTATATCTGCATGATTTCAAAAGATAAATTTATGAATACTTTAGGAACAAATGGTGACTTATCTTTAAAGCTTTTACGTCTTATTTCGAAAGATTTAAAGACAGCTGAAGAGCATATTGTGGATATTGCACAAAATACTGTAAAAGAAAGAGTAGCAAGGTCTTTAATGGAAATGATTGAAACTTTTGGTTTTACCAACGATAAGAAAACGATTGATGTAACAATGACGCGATCTGAAATTGCAGATATGTCAGGTACAACAACCGAGTCTGCCATTCGCTCTTTACTTCAATTGAAAAAGGAAAAAGTGATTGATTTAATTGGAAAAAATATTAAGATTTTAAATCTAATGCAATTGGAAAAAATGGCTAATGTAGTGTGA
- a CDS encoding Crp/Fnr family transcriptional regulator, giving the protein MILDKYCTKEWLDFVNFHSKIIDLKRKEIIFQSGEETKGIYLILEGKVKVTRQSGAGGQRIIRLATKDDFIGHRGFGGNWEYTITAHCLTDCSVLLIPMNIFETLVKSNPEFAYYMVMFFAEELRVSENLATTLPMKSQVAAGVLKNLEAFGFDKTDKTKISLTLSRKDMASLVGTRYETVVRALTEFKNEGIIQLDAKNIHIIDLKRLNEYAQQ; this is encoded by the coding sequence ATGATCTTAGACAAATATTGCACAAAGGAATGGTTAGATTTTGTGAATTTTCATAGCAAAATCATTGATTTGAAACGTAAAGAAATCATCTTCCAATCAGGCGAAGAGACGAAAGGTATTTACCTCATTCTAGAAGGGAAAGTGAAAGTAACCCGACAATCAGGAGCTGGGGGTCAACGCATCATCCGATTGGCAACCAAAGATGATTTCATTGGTCATAGAGGTTTTGGAGGAAACTGGGAATACACGATTACAGCACACTGCCTCACTGATTGTAGCGTACTTTTAATCCCTATGAATATTTTTGAAACTTTAGTAAAAAGCAATCCTGAATTTGCTTATTATATGGTCATGTTTTTTGCAGAAGAATTACGAGTATCCGAAAATTTAGCTACCACTCTCCCTATGAAGAGTCAAGTTGCAGCAGGTGTTCTAAAAAATTTAGAGGCCTTTGGGTTTGATAAAACAGACAAGACGAAAATTAGTCTGACTTTATCACGAAAAGATATGGCTAGTTTAGTTGGAACTCGTTATGAAACTGTAGTAAGGGCTTTAACTGAATTTAAGAATGAAGGAATTATTCAACTAGACGCAAAGAACATTCATATCATAGATCTGAAAAGATTGAATGAATACGCCCAACAATAA
- the moaA gene encoding GTP 3',8-cyclase MoaA, which produces MPEKFLVDKFGRRHNYLRISLTERCNLRCFYCMPEEGIQLRDKKEFMTTEELLHITQTFVDLGITKIRLTGGEPLIKKNIEEILYELGKLPVELAITTNGILIDRYIDLFKQTGLRKINVSLDSLQEDRFNAISRRNYFTRIKENIDSIIADSFFDVKINVVLIKGTNDDEIIDFINWVADKRVRLRFIEFMPFDGNNWDKSKQVSLKEILEKVNTHFGEDNILRLEDSKNDTCKNYQIKGAIGSFGIISSVTNPFCDSCNRIRLTADGKIKNCLFSASESDLLNALRNQQDILPIITQNILHKAKERGGFFNSDNTVKPSYLNRTMTTIGG; this is translated from the coding sequence ATGCCTGAAAAATTTTTGGTAGATAAATTTGGACGAAGACATAATTACCTTCGTATTTCTCTCACAGAACGATGTAATTTACGTTGTTTCTACTGTATGCCTGAAGAAGGCATACAGTTGAGAGATAAGAAAGAATTTATGACAACTGAAGAATTATTACATATCACTCAAACCTTTGTTGATTTAGGTATTACAAAAATTCGACTAACTGGGGGAGAGCCCTTAATTAAGAAAAATATAGAGGAAATTTTATATGAATTAGGAAAACTACCTGTTGAGTTAGCCATTACTACCAACGGAATCTTAATAGATCGCTATATCGATTTATTTAAACAAACAGGGCTTCGAAAAATTAACGTAAGTCTAGACTCTCTACAAGAAGATAGATTTAATGCCATTTCTAGGAGAAATTATTTTACACGAATTAAGGAAAATATTGATTCAATCATAGCTGATTCTTTTTTTGATGTGAAAATTAATGTAGTACTTATTAAAGGGACAAATGATGATGAAATTATAGACTTTATCAATTGGGTTGCCGATAAAAGAGTACGATTACGTTTTATCGAATTCATGCCTTTTGATGGTAACAATTGGGATAAAAGCAAGCAGGTCTCTTTAAAAGAAATTTTAGAAAAAGTTAACACACATTTCGGAGAAGATAATATACTTCGCTTAGAAGACAGCAAGAATGATACGTGCAAAAATTACCAAATAAAAGGAGCAATTGGCTCATTTGGCATTATTAGTTCTGTGACTAACCCTTTTTGTGATTCTTGTAACAGAATACGTCTAACTGCCGATGGAAAAATAAAGAACTGTCTATTTTCTGCTTCAGAGAGTGATTTGCTGAATGCCCTACGAAACCAGCAAGATATCCTGCCTATTATAACTCAAAATATCCTACACAAGGCTAAAGAAAGAGGAGGCTTCTTTAATTCGGATAACACAGTAAAACCTTCGTATCTAAATCGCACCATGACCACAATCGGAGGTTAG
- a CDS encoding hemerythrin domain-containing protein, with amino-acid sequence MKIIDPETGERVFPKRQPKTGAFGEDMKKINKELRDDDPIMVNAQKEGESEMSPMDPPEAYDKSTAIGLDYEHANHFIQNLVDEHKEVKEELKLFDEALIRFKETHYAFNSEVADAFNKFYTYFDNHILPHNEKEEHYYFRILHKRLIESGEHGNGSEERTAIDVMEDDHIKFIQLGSLSFNLFGLAHRLRDPESRFLTWDLAYNTARELVELLRLHIFREDETLFPLSQQLLTEEDFRIINENA; translated from the coding sequence ATGAAAATCATAGACCCAGAAACAGGAGAGCGCGTATTTCCAAAAAGACAACCAAAAACTGGTGCATTTGGAGAGGATATGAAAAAAATCAACAAGGAATTAAGAGATGATGATCCTATCATGGTAAACGCCCAAAAGGAAGGAGAAAGTGAAATGTCTCCCATGGATCCACCTGAAGCATACGATAAATCTACAGCTATTGGATTAGATTATGAACATGCGAATCATTTTATACAGAATTTAGTAGATGAACACAAAGAGGTGAAAGAAGAATTAAAGTTATTTGATGAAGCTTTAATTCGTTTCAAAGAAACCCATTATGCTTTCAATAGTGAAGTGGCTGATGCTTTCAATAAATTCTACACTTACTTCGATAACCATATTCTTCCCCATAATGAAAAGGAAGAACATTATTATTTTAGGATTTTACATAAAAGATTAATAGAATCTGGAGAACATGGAAATGGTTCTGAAGAAAGAACAGCAATAGACGTTATGGAGGATGACCATATTAAATTTATTCAATTAGGCTCTTTGTCATTTAATTTATTTGGGCTTGCTCATAGATTACGAGATCCTGAATCACGATTTCTGACATGGGATTTAGCTTATAATACAGCACGTGAATTAGTAGAATTATTACGTTTGCACATCTTCAGAGAAGATGAAACACTCTTTCCTCTATCTCAACAACTTTTAACAGAAGAAGATTTTAGAATAATTAATGAAAATGCCTGA
- a CDS encoding T9SS type A sorting domain-containing protein, whose amino-acid sequence METKDDIHPMTVIVKSTDGGKNFTQLSIPFDDMVHNKKQVVYHPYTNKFYCIDIFGGIFESSDDCMTWTCISDVTLGASVFGSIAVGKDYLFAASLPPSIDENKNYTQHLYRYEITGGSTPSSIEKEGTLFNVSIYPNPASQFVNIENIPLNSSLKIVDITGSVVYQLSHTNEAVQVSTTKFESGVYFIQIENDGARATRKLIVSK is encoded by the coding sequence ATGGAAACTAAGGACGATATTCACCCCATGACTGTTATCGTAAAATCTACAGACGGTGGTAAGAATTTCACTCAACTTTCTATTCCATTTGATGATATGGTTCATAATAAGAAGCAGGTGGTTTATCATCCTTATACTAATAAGTTTTATTGTATAGATATCTTTGGAGGAATATTTGAATCTTCTGATGATTGTATGACATGGACTTGTATTTCAGATGTTACACTAGGAGCTTCTGTATTTGGAAGTATTGCCGTAGGAAAAGATTATCTATTCGCAGCATCTCTTCCACCATCTATTGACGAGAATAAGAATTATACGCAACATTTATATCGTTATGAAATTACAGGAGGAAGTACCCCATCTAGCATAGAAAAAGAAGGAACACTATTTAATGTATCCATCTATCCTAATCCTGCATCACAATTTGTAAATATTGAAAATATCCCACTGAATTCATCATTAAAAATAGTTGATATTACAGGAAGCGTAGTTTATCAATTAAGTCATACAAATGAAGCAGTGCAAGTTTCTACTACAAAATTCGAAAGCGGAGTTTATTTTATCCAGATTGAAAATGATGGAGCAAGAGCTACGCGTAAATTGATTGTGAGTAAGTAA